A single window of Chlamydia ibidis 10-1398/6 DNA harbors:
- a CDS encoding gamma-glutamylcyclotransferase family protein produces MPSFLLRSVTVLFLLIVSPFLSVLFSNSIELSQSSEDCYPIFVSRYNLAPYPPAYTVSQIMSKECENPIIVSKTEKESRAIWKEIQSHLNPESSYIPMIAYGSLMNLESAKKTISDYIIVDYVWVHDYQRVFNLDYAIFFQKCDFPESAVLNIRPSIGSRCNSVLLFINEDDFVACRQREKIYWLVPVNISPYPVGTKQYTAFAWVAFDALSRDILPLRSYYQMVWDGIVGYKDFAEDYLNTTFLANGQSIRDIHQAYITIQSN; encoded by the coding sequence ATGCCCAGCTTCTTACTTCGTTCAGTTACAGTCTTGTTTCTGCTTATAGTTTCTCCATTTCTCTCTGTTTTGTTTTCGAACAGTATAGAGCTCTCCCAGAGTTCTGAAGATTGCTATCCTATTTTTGTTTCTCGATATAATCTTGCACCTTACCCTCCTGCATATACTGTATCACAGATTATGTCAAAAGAGTGCGAAAACCCGATTATTGTATCTAAGACTGAAAAGGAATCAAGGGCTATTTGGAAAGAAATTCAGTCTCATTTAAACCCAGAATCTTCTTATATTCCTATGATAGCTTATGGGAGTTTGATGAATCTTGAATCGGCTAAGAAAACAATAAGCGACTATATAATCGTTGATTATGTTTGGGTACATGATTATCAAAGAGTCTTTAATTTAGATTACGCGATCTTTTTCCAAAAATGTGATTTTCCTGAGAGCGCGGTTCTCAATATCAGGCCATCTATAGGTAGTAGATGTAATTCTGTTCTTTTGTTTATTAATGAGGATGATTTTGTTGCCTGTCGTCAAAGAGAAAAAATTTATTGGCTTGTTCCTGTCAATATCTCACCCTATCCAGTGGGAACAAAGCAGTATACGGCCTTTGCATGGGTAGCATTTGATGCTTTATCTAGGGATATCTTACCATTAAGATCTTACTATCAAATGGTTTGGGATGGTATTGTTGGTTATAAAGATTTTGCAGAGGATTATCTTAACACGACATTTCTAGCAAATGGGCAAAGCATACGTGATATTCACCAAGCATACATAACTATTCAGAGCAACTGA
- a CDS encoding DUF1389 domain-containing protein, giving the protein MTCKAVDLYFSKSISFSPAYLERKVSLGRSVLLEKIVGCVDDFLSIRGAKIQVVDQSEKGELYCKVVNSEFSCVKSCMKIPGYLLVIPVIVALVIKLISHILLFRKYQLRQQDKGDDKVHQIATQTMLSNIQEGDTGGGFTVISQDLLAIFLDNFPKVIGDLLIEQNLNFEEFQEFMDMLIRIKLSGSLSVLPSSSLKEKLRKFGITRISRFLAAESTESLSMYQRKLKDVLLSHCPFMWLSNFCDRSAVGSNSFAISPVPREAWKSRASLCSYWVSRLGFSDENITIFSPVFWILAEALTDNEYKMLAYFSSTDSWEQVRGIISELLVRYRQYISRSPEFSALDIDESLFSKYLLLFMKHGFSLPGIRLLRSLTLDQLLTLQDLTIGAGGNRLSKWMKSLGGLFYNPDLPHAICLPFDAFNNFSQELLLLTWSELSTHGINKNDIEFSSYLSEICGCPIVIADPVSYKEEKQVRKYDLESGECVLTLQPGSDSVAELRWTNWSRSVHPKKRCSRLSLS; this is encoded by the coding sequence ATGACGTGTAAAGCAGTAGACCTCTATTTTTCCAAATCAATATCGTTTTCTCCTGCATATTTAGAGAGAAAAGTATCTTTAGGCCGGTCAGTGCTTTTAGAGAAAATAGTGGGATGTGTTGACGATTTTCTTAGTATTCGTGGTGCTAAAATTCAAGTAGTAGATCAGTCTGAGAAAGGGGAGTTATATTGCAAAGTAGTTAATTCAGAGTTTTCTTGCGTGAAAAGTTGTATGAAGATACCCGGATATCTTCTGGTTATTCCTGTAATTGTAGCTTTGGTTATTAAACTTATTTCTCATATCCTATTATTTAGAAAGTATCAGCTTCGACAACAGGACAAAGGCGATGATAAAGTCCACCAAATAGCTACTCAAACAATGTTAAGTAACATACAAGAAGGGGATACAGGAGGGGGATTTACGGTTATTTCTCAAGATCTATTAGCAATTTTTCTAGATAACTTCCCGAAAGTTATAGGAGATTTGCTAATAGAGCAAAATCTTAATTTTGAAGAGTTCCAGGAGTTTATGGACATGCTTATCCGTATTAAACTTTCTGGCTCACTAAGTGTCCTACCTTCTTCTTCTCTTAAGGAGAAGTTGAGAAAGTTTGGTATAACAAGAATTTCTAGGTTTCTGGCAGCTGAAAGTACAGAATCTCTTTCTATGTATCAAAGGAAGCTTAAAGATGTTTTGTTATCCCATTGTCCATTTATGTGGTTATCAAACTTTTGTGATAGGAGTGCTGTGGGAAGCAATAGTTTTGCGATATCTCCTGTTCCTAGAGAAGCTTGGAAATCTAGAGCGTCCCTCTGTTCGTATTGGGTTTCTCGCTTAGGTTTTTCAGACGAGAATATCACTATTTTTTCCCCTGTTTTCTGGATACTTGCCGAAGCATTAACAGATAATGAGTACAAAATGCTCGCTTATTTTTCAAGCACAGACTCTTGGGAGCAAGTTAGGGGTATTATCAGCGAGCTACTGGTTCGTTATCGTCAGTATATTTCCAGAAGTCCAGAATTTAGTGCTCTGGATATTGATGAAAGTCTTTTTTCAAAGTATCTACTTTTATTTATGAAGCACGGGTTTTCTTTGCCTGGGATACGTCTTTTGCGGTCTCTTACTTTAGATCAACTTCTAACTTTGCAAGATTTGACAATAGGAGCAGGAGGGAATAGATTATCAAAATGGATGAAATCCCTTGGAGGTTTATTCTATAACCCAGATCTTCCGCATGCTATATGTTTGCCGTTTGATGCGTTCAATAACTTTTCTCAAGAACTATTATTGCTTACATGGTCAGAATTAAGCACCCACGGAATTAATAAAAACGATATAGAGTTTTCTAGTTATCTTAGTGAGATATGCGGCTGTCCAATTGTTATTGCAGATCCTGTGTCTTATAAAGAGGAGAAGCAAGTAAGAAAATATGACTTAGAGTCAGGAGAGTGTGTACTTACTCTTCAACCAGGATCGGATTCTGTAGCAGAGCTAAGATGGACGAATTGGTCTCGATCTGTGCATCCAAAAAAAAGATGTTCACGTCTGTCACTTTCATAA
- a CDS encoding DUF648 domain-containing protein — MDRGLFLEKLCEICDRCLHFGGEVYEITSVNPRIGLTYVDSKKTYSAGEKCIKILSCLLIVPIVIAVVCKIILRYLLCRRYPEQQREVVLSDSEFHKLFICRDLSNDEQKLLKDSINLMFADNVSDTILQKNGIRLFNPISYLELGSKLTLAFELVAIPDARFYYLPTQYRSYENMYIAQKTSTSLAMEAVTESRFRLFLDKPRGKITSDIAKSYRNSIINWLANTMKTDFRAESAGVSRYIEIKSKRGLIGLVMKQKYQSNAT, encoded by the coding sequence ATGGACAGGGGTTTATTTTTAGAAAAATTATGCGAAATTTGTGACCGTTGTTTGCATTTTGGAGGAGAGGTATACGAGATTACTTCGGTAAATCCAAGAATTGGGCTTACATACGTAGATTCTAAAAAAACATACTCAGCAGGAGAGAAGTGTATTAAGATACTATCCTGTTTATTAATTGTGCCCATTGTCATTGCAGTAGTATGTAAGATTATCTTAAGATATCTACTTTGTCGCAGGTATCCTGAACAACAACGAGAGGTTGTATTATCGGATTCTGAATTCCACAAACTTTTTATCTGTCGTGATTTATCAAATGATGAACAAAAGCTTTTAAAAGATAGTATCAATTTAATGTTTGCAGATAATGTCAGTGATACGATTCTACAGAAAAATGGAATTAGATTATTTAACCCAATTAGTTATTTAGAGCTGGGATCCAAGTTAACTTTGGCATTTGAATTAGTAGCTATTCCAGACGCCCGTTTCTATTATTTACCCACACAGTACAGATCTTATGAAAATATGTACATTGCTCAAAAGACATCTACTTCACTGGCAATGGAGGCAGTAACTGAATCGCGGTTTCGCTTATTTCTTGATAAGCCCAGAGGTAAAATTACTTCTGATATAGCAAAATCCTATAGGAATAGTATTATAAACTGGCTAGCTAATACTATGAAAACAGATTTCCGAGCTGAATCTGCAGGTGTTTCACGTTACATCGAAATTAAATCAAAGCGCGGCCTTATAGGTTTGGTTATGAAGCAAAAATATCAATCAAATGCAACATAA
- a CDS encoding MAC/perforin domain-containing protein, translating into MSDNAIHNNSMPNALNYVSIPYDTFDLRLDSQALLEEFSSIVSSPFPIDAENDLEMFINNLQAHDFSSATSDINTSSSEYQLYCKGTHEKGTFYEIIEPKILGCVASCIVDSVLSGHPYPDTLLEEIKSSLLLSSQNGVQFLITREDNLLQNTPLIQSDSYELVRNVSFLGRALDIVTLDPVNILNSLRNINILDYSFTEETAIPSSDAHLGIPPGTKLFPKPSLDVSVSTSIFEEKTSFSKEFSTTVTINVPYFLPNISLSLGSSNLPNTSFGDAQTEIFVTKKQLFPSYSPKLLDIIKKYKRDAKILINKITFKNLWRNQAKSQILTQGDVRLDLQGMDSTNFNYQIQVGSHTISAVLISKQVSEIRSSSEQTYAIRKIKSGFQKSLDDCHIYQISLKKPPHLSDTPLSLGSVNDDEEEHSLAEDAAFSASFTYSFVKQNTQHSKNTVTCTTASHSLYTLQQDRASDPANLKIDKEFQQIIETLNTKDPKHIEAFISNVGTHYTTSVTYGGVGFQVLKISFEQIEKLEQEKISISTAAASSLLKGSVTNKTESGYSSLILTSSAQTVFLGGTVLPTMQEDHLDFKDWSESVPLDPIPIQIAVSPITDILIPQHFPTIEVASLEEKKQAIQTAVNAYLRKHKPGLAKLYEEFTSGIALRSSQFILRSGNSSSIVSAPYLGYWSTLPYLFPTIEEESAAVPLVFYFQVENDRIQQKIVHNTFCNIGVVDVRKGLYRSNFVDYAFIAFYGSWQEAYLDTSYYTDRCGFEIEKVNRSKDNIIRAGDEVRLKHTASNKYLSNISMRDGHNTLTRTDSPNDAIFILEKPKH; encoded by the coding sequence ATGTCAGATAATGCCATACACAATAACAGCATGCCAAATGCTTTAAACTACGTCTCAATACCTTATGACACTTTCGATTTGAGATTAGACTCACAGGCACTCTTAGAAGAGTTCTCGTCCATTGTATCCTCTCCCTTCCCTATAGATGCAGAAAACGACTTAGAAATGTTTATAAATAATTTACAAGCTCATGATTTCTCTAGTGCAACCTCTGATATAAATACCTCTTCATCTGAATACCAACTATACTGCAAAGGAACTCACGAAAAAGGAACATTTTATGAAATTATAGAACCAAAAATCCTAGGCTGTGTTGCCTCGTGCATTGTAGACTCTGTACTCTCAGGACACCCTTACCCAGATACCCTTCTCGAAGAAATCAAATCATCTTTGCTTCTTAGCAGCCAAAATGGGGTGCAATTTCTAATTACACGAGAAGACAACCTTTTACAGAATACTCCGTTAATCCAATCAGATTCTTATGAATTAGTGCGGAATGTATCTTTTCTAGGGAGAGCTCTCGATATCGTCACTTTGGACCCTGTAAATATTCTGAATAGCTTACGGAATATAAACATCCTGGATTATTCTTTCACAGAAGAAACAGCAATCCCTAGTTCTGACGCGCATCTAGGAATCCCTCCTGGCACTAAACTATTTCCTAAACCCTCTCTGGATGTCTCAGTAAGCACATCGATATTCGAAGAGAAAACATCATTTTCAAAAGAATTTTCTACTACAGTAACCATTAATGTCCCCTACTTCTTGCCTAACATCTCGCTTAGTTTAGGAAGCTCTAATTTGCCCAACACGAGTTTTGGAGATGCTCAAACTGAAATCTTTGTAACAAAAAAACAATTATTTCCAAGCTATTCCCCTAAACTTTTAGACATTATTAAGAAATATAAAAGGGATGCTAAAATACTTATTAACAAAATAACTTTTAAAAACTTATGGAGAAATCAAGCCAAAAGTCAAATTTTAACACAAGGAGATGTCCGACTTGATCTACAGGGGATGGATAGCACAAATTTCAACTACCAAATTCAAGTGGGTAGTCACACCATATCTGCTGTTTTAATTAGCAAACAGGTATCCGAAATTCGCTCTTCCTCAGAACAAACTTATGCTATTAGAAAAATCAAATCCGGATTTCAAAAAAGCTTAGATGACTGTCACATTTATCAAATCAGTCTAAAAAAGCCTCCCCATCTTTCAGACACACCTCTTAGCTTAGGATCTGTTAATGATGACGAAGAAGAACATAGCCTAGCAGAGGATGCAGCTTTTTCTGCTAGTTTTACTTATAGTTTTGTAAAGCAAAATACACAACATTCTAAGAATACTGTAACATGCACAACAGCCTCACATTCTCTATACACTTTGCAGCAAGACCGGGCCTCAGATCCTGCAAATTTGAAAATAGATAAAGAATTTCAACAAATTATAGAAACTCTTAATACAAAAGACCCTAAACATATAGAAGCTTTTATTTCAAACGTCGGCACTCACTATACTACTTCTGTGACATACGGTGGAGTAGGATTTCAAGTATTAAAAATTAGTTTTGAACAAATTGAGAAGCTAGAACAAGAAAAAATTTCAATATCTACAGCTGCAGCTAGCTCTCTTTTGAAAGGCTCTGTCACAAATAAAACAGAATCAGGATACTCTTCCTTAATCTTGACTAGCTCGGCGCAAACCGTGTTTTTAGGTGGAACTGTTTTACCAACAATGCAAGAAGATCATTTGGATTTTAAAGATTGGTCTGAAAGTGTACCTTTAGACCCTATTCCTATACAAATTGCCGTTTCTCCTATAACTGATATTCTTATCCCTCAGCATTTCCCAACAATTGAGGTAGCTTCTTTAGAAGAAAAAAAACAGGCTATTCAGACAGCTGTTAATGCGTATCTGAGAAAACACAAACCAGGACTAGCAAAATTATATGAAGAATTTACTTCGGGTATTGCCCTACGTTCTTCTCAGTTCATTTTGCGATCAGGAAATTCCTCTTCTATAGTGAGCGCACCTTATCTCGGCTACTGGTCTACCCTACCTTACCTTTTCCCCACGATAGAAGAAGAATCTGCTGCTGTTCCTTTAGTTTTTTATTTCCAAGTTGAAAATGATCGAATACAGCAAAAAATAGTTCATAATACTTTTTGTAATATAGGAGTAGTTGACGTTAGAAAAGGTTTGTACAGATCAAATTTTGTTGACTATGCTTTTATCGCTTTTTATGGCAGTTGGCAGGAAGCTTACCTTGACACTTCATACTATACAGATAGATGCGGGTTTGAAATAGAGAAAGTTAATAGGAGTAAAGACAATATCATCCGAGCTGGAGACGAAGTGCGCCTCAAACATACAGCAAGCAATAAATATTTATCGAATATTAGCATGCGCGATGGTCATAATACTTTAACCAGAACGGATAGTCCAAACGACGCTATTTTTATCTTAGAAAAACCTAAACATTAA
- a CDS encoding DUF1389 domain-containing protein has protein sequence MGVTFFNPISFSSRYLEDRKNLNQSVLLEKCVKYADSFFHFRGSVAEVYSLPTSNILSYQMVSEDCSYAKNVIKIIAYLLIIPIVVALVIKIIARTILLCKYRLRPNYYSSPTSHSNSRENLLSSHNSSVNSTLVSSREINLSEHDSMLIRRERPNLSDSFLNLLENNFPVFIPTLFRDQNFSPEEVGLFFKYINVILSQDSLVAALDVFPVLKTKIMNFGLDRIENIDSETAELYKRKFKDILLSYCPFFWLSKFCFSNSDDDATRLSYWISLSIKGTVILSPVWKIFAEVVKEEEFNSLVNHINRGAWGNQGDSISIVSAIQERYEQYIISNPDYKNYSNQLTRIRLRYVLNCGFSFKGICLLKNLTLQQVLTFQTLTENRKLLDWESLGILCRPSLESLNSALLITWEDLCVHGMSKNSEEFKRYLREISR, from the coding sequence ATGGGTGTTACATTTTTTAACCCAATTTCTTTTTCTTCACGTTATCTCGAAGATCGTAAAAACTTGAATCAATCCGTACTTCTCGAAAAATGTGTAAAGTATGCAGATAGTTTTTTTCATTTTAGAGGAAGTGTAGCAGAAGTTTATTCGTTACCTACCTCCAATATTTTATCTTACCAAATGGTTTCAGAAGACTGTTCCTATGCAAAAAATGTGATAAAAATTATAGCATACCTTCTTATTATTCCTATTGTAGTGGCCTTAGTAATAAAAATTATTGCTCGTACTATACTGCTTTGTAAATACCGATTGCGTCCTAATTATTACTCCAGTCCTACTAGCCACTCTAATAGTAGGGAAAACCTTCTTTCTTCACATAATAGCTCCGTAAACAGTACACTCGTATCGTCTAGAGAGATTAATCTGTCAGAACATGATTCAATGTTAATCAGAAGAGAGAGACCAAATCTTTCTGACAGTTTTCTTAATTTATTAGAAAATAATTTTCCGGTTTTTATTCCTACTCTTTTTAGGGATCAGAACTTTTCTCCCGAAGAGGTAGGTTTATTTTTTAAGTATATTAATGTTATTTTATCACAAGATTCTTTAGTTGCGGCTCTTGATGTTTTCCCTGTGCTAAAAACTAAGATTATGAACTTTGGTCTGGATAGAATCGAAAATATAGATTCTGAAACAGCTGAGTTATACAAGAGAAAGTTTAAAGATATTTTACTTTCTTATTGTCCTTTTTTCTGGTTATCGAAATTTTGTTTTTCTAATAGCGATGATGATGCAACAAGGCTCTCATATTGGATATCTCTTTCTATAAAGGGGACCGTTATTCTTTCCCCTGTTTGGAAAATATTTGCAGAAGTAGTGAAGGAAGAGGAGTTTAATAGTCTGGTAAATCACATAAACCGCGGTGCCTGGGGTAATCAAGGGGATAGTATATCTATCGTCTCTGCTATCCAAGAGAGATATGAGCAGTACATTATCAGTAATCCAGATTATAAAAATTATTCTAACCAACTAACCAGAATAAGGCTGCGTTACGTATTAAACTGTGGTTTCTCCTTCAAAGGTATTTGTTTGCTAAAAAATCTTACTTTGCAGCAAGTTTTGACATTCCAAACGTTAACTGAGAATAGAAAACTATTGGACTGGGAATCCTTAGGAATTCTATGTCGGCCATCCTTGGAATCTTTAAACAGTGCTCTATTAATTACTTGGGAAGATTTATGTGTTCATGGGATGAGCAAGAACAGTGAGGAATTTAAAAGATATCTTAGAGAAATTTCGAGATAA
- a CDS encoding MAC/perforin domain-containing protein — protein MANTKHYLTTPLSSFDSRLDINEIPSGMPIAPGRMSEEIALFDYIDSLTANDFLNASSSINKDRKDNDGFQFIVSQSSEGVRYQVISNFLFNCVASSIVGTGENPNSWNADLLAEVKSALEQSSQTGISYLITEDVPETVSSKPVLLASNLELVKNISFLGRVVDIVKLDPLNILNTISNISAIDFSFSEATAIPSSDGRYGIPPATKLLPKPSLDVSVDTSVFEERTSFSESFSSTLTINVPVPPAIGLPTVLGFTENETVNDRNAPQREIVVTRKPLFSSYTPKLEDIVRRYKRDAKILINKITFLNLWRTQPKSQILTEGEVRLDLQGLDNKNFNYQIQVGGHTISTALIERGIADISRQSEQVYAIRKIKSAFQQSLDDSHIYQVSFRSGFGANLLTLSSEDETPAVLGSFDFLDKDADHPHFDDASLASGSAFSLSATFSFVTRNTRELKNTVTCSTASHSLYLLQIDKTATPKQLKLDPEFIQWVEKIDPDKPDSIDAFIFQVGTHYTTGVTYGGLGFQVLKMTSDQVEQLKEDGVTVSAAASDSLLQGSVTNKTESGYSSYTGKSSSKTVFLGGTVLPSMHDNKLDFKEWSESVPKEPIPLQVSVSLLSELMIPDFFPNIDSNLLSRKRSMVEEFTKLYLYGHQSPVPAPGAEFTSGVYSRSSYFMLQVADAPLIVSNPYVGQRGFMPYLFPTLKEQSNPPLVLYFRIGDNDNVQKMLNNTFCSICSLFTNRGAFGAQFMDYDTISFYSGFPQAYLDDGSNLDDCGFEIEKLSADDPVIRDGDRVRFKHTSSDQYLATFSNKDGRQTLTRTPEKNSSVFIIKRVSVN, from the coding sequence GTGGCGAATACTAAGCACTATCTAACAACTCCTTTAAGCTCTTTTGATTCTAGATTGGATATCAACGAAATTCCCTCAGGAATGCCTATTGCTCCTGGTCGGATGAGTGAAGAAATTGCATTGTTCGATTATATTGATAGTCTAACAGCTAATGATTTCCTAAACGCTAGCTCATCAATAAATAAAGATCGCAAGGATAATGATGGGTTCCAATTTATTGTCTCTCAATCTTCAGAAGGCGTACGTTATCAAGTAATTTCTAACTTCCTATTTAACTGTGTAGCTTCTTCTATAGTAGGAACGGGTGAAAATCCAAATAGTTGGAATGCAGATTTATTAGCCGAAGTGAAATCTGCCCTGGAACAAAGTAGTCAAACGGGTATTTCTTATCTTATCACAGAAGACGTTCCAGAAACTGTCTCTTCCAAGCCTGTTCTATTAGCTTCTAATCTCGAGTTGGTCAAAAATATTTCCTTTTTGGGAAGAGTTGTTGATATTGTTAAGTTAGATCCTTTGAATATTCTTAATACCATCAGCAATATATCTGCTATAGATTTTTCTTTTTCTGAAGCTACAGCTATTCCCAGTTCCGATGGACGTTATGGGATTCCTCCAGCAACTAAATTACTACCAAAGCCTTCTTTAGATGTTTCTGTCGACACATCTGTATTTGAAGAAAGGACATCATTTTCTGAAAGTTTCTCTTCAACCCTTACTATCAATGTCCCTGTTCCCCCTGCCATTGGATTGCCAACCGTCTTAGGTTTTACAGAAAATGAAACAGTTAACGATAGAAATGCTCCTCAACGAGAAATTGTAGTTACACGTAAACCTCTATTTTCTAGCTATACACCTAAGCTAGAAGATATTGTTAGAAGATATAAGAGGGATGCCAAAATACTTATCAACAAAATAACATTTTTAAATCTCTGGAGAACACAACCTAAAAGTCAAATATTGACTGAAGGTGAAGTTCGTTTAGACTTACAAGGCTTGGATAACAAAAACTTCAATTATCAAATTCAAGTGGGTGGCCATACTATATCTACAGCATTAATCGAAAGAGGAATTGCAGATATTTCAAGACAGTCTGAGCAAGTATACGCCATTAGAAAAATTAAGTCGGCATTCCAACAGAGTTTAGATGATAGCCATATTTATCAAGTGAGTTTTAGATCTGGGTTCGGGGCTAATTTATTAACTCTGTCCTCAGAGGATGAAACACCAGCAGTTTTAGGATCCTTCGACTTCTTAGATAAAGACGCAGATCATCCACATTTTGATGACGCCTCTCTAGCTTCTGGATCCGCATTCTCTTTGAGTGCCACCTTCTCATTTGTTACCCGTAATACTAGAGAGCTAAAAAATACTGTAACATGTTCTACAGCATCTCATTCATTATATCTTCTGCAAATAGATAAAACTGCTACTCCAAAACAGCTAAAATTAGACCCTGAATTTATTCAGTGGGTAGAAAAAATAGATCCCGATAAACCAGATAGTATTGATGCGTTTATCTTCCAAGTGGGTACGCACTACACTACTGGGGTCACTTATGGTGGTTTAGGATTTCAAGTATTAAAAATGACATCAGATCAAGTCGAACAACTAAAAGAAGATGGGGTTACCGTTTCTGCTGCAGCTTCTGACTCATTACTACAAGGGTCTGTGACCAACAAAACAGAATCAGGATACTCATCCTACACAGGAAAGAGTTCGTCGAAAACAGTATTCCTAGGAGGCACTGTACTACCTAGTATGCATGACAATAAGTTAGACTTTAAAGAATGGTCCGAAAGTGTCCCTAAAGAACCCATTCCTCTACAAGTTTCTGTGTCATTGCTTTCAGAGTTAATGATTCCTGACTTCTTCCCCAACATAGATAGCAATTTGCTAAGTAGAAAAAGGAGTATGGTAGAGGAATTCACTAAATTATACTTATATGGTCATCAATCCCCTGTCCCGGCTCCAGGTGCTGAATTCACTTCCGGTGTATATTCCCGTTCATCCTACTTCATGTTACAAGTCGCTGATGCTCCTTTAATAGTCAGCAACCCTTATGTAGGTCAAAGAGGATTTATGCCTTACTTATTCCCTACTTTAAAGGAACAGTCTAACCCACCACTAGTACTTTACTTCCGTATTGGGGACAACGACAATGTTCAAAAAATGTTAAATAACACTTTCTGTTCTATATGTTCATTATTTACAAACAGGGGTGCTTTCGGTGCACAGTTCATGGATTATGATACTATTTCCTTCTATAGTGGCTTCCCTCAAGCTTATCTAGATGATGGTTCTAACTTAGATGATTGCGGATTTGAAATCGAAAAGCTAAGTGCGGATGACCCAGTAATTCGTGATGGAGACCGAGTTCGCTTTAAGCATACGAGTAGTGACCAATACCTAGCTACGTTTAGTAACAAGGACGGAAGACAAACGCTCACAAGAACTCCAGAAAAAAATAGTTCTGTTTTCATCATCAAGCGAGTCAGCGTGAACTAA
- a CDS encoding queuosine precursor transporter encodes MWQNELIFVSQAIIVISLGLVSAIRGIGWLTGWLGLLTVVMNVFVLKQIHLFNFEVTSGDVYMIGMLTCLNYAREIYGKKLVNDAIMGSWFINLGFLLLTYLHLALSPSFNDCTQVHFLSLFSPTLRLVLASLVTIALVQLIDLAFFVYLKKFFKNRAFGVRSAISMIVSQVIDTLLFSFLGLYGIASCLSDVIIFSLITKIAIIIISIPTMFVVRFLKQQYKVINN; translated from the coding sequence ATGTGGCAAAATGAACTTATCTTTGTCTCGCAAGCTATAATTGTAATTAGTTTAGGATTAGTTAGTGCTATTAGGGGTATAGGGTGGCTAACCGGTTGGCTTGGGCTGCTAACTGTAGTTATGAATGTTTTTGTTTTGAAACAAATACATCTATTCAATTTTGAAGTGACTTCAGGTGATGTTTATATGATAGGCATGCTAACCTGTTTGAACTATGCTAGAGAAATTTACGGAAAAAAACTAGTCAATGATGCAATTATGGGCTCTTGGTTTATCAATTTAGGGTTCCTTTTACTTACATATTTGCATCTTGCTCTATCCCCTTCTTTTAATGACTGTACGCAAGTACATTTTTTATCTCTGTTTTCTCCAACTCTACGGTTAGTTTTAGCCTCTTTAGTAACTATTGCTCTAGTACAACTAATTGACCTTGCCTTTTTTGTTTATCTTAAAAAATTCTTTAAAAATAGGGCGTTCGGTGTGCGTTCTGCAATATCAATGATAGTCTCTCAAGTAATTGATACACTATTATTTTCGTTTCTTGGCTTGTATGGTATAGCTTCTTGCTTGTCTGATGTAATTATCTTTTCTTTAATAACTAAAATTGCAATTATAATTATTTCTATTCCCACAATGTTTGTTGTTAGATTTCTAAAACAACAATATAAAGTTATTAACAACTAG